The Corynebacterium coyleae genome segment GAGAGCGCCAGCGGCGGCTGCGGCGAGAAGGCGGTTCATTGTGGTCTCCTGAAGTTGAGAAAGTCTAAAGTTCAACTTGAAGTCTACAGTGCCTTGACAGTTTTTACACCAGTCACACGAGAAACTTTTGTCACAATTTGACAAACGGGCGCGACAACGCACCAGAAATCAACGTGGCTGGAAGACGGTTTCCACCTCGTCGTCAGTGGCGGTGCCCTCGAGCTGCCACCCCACCACCGCATTGCGCACCGAGTTGGCCAGCAGGTTCGACGGCTGCACACAACTGATGGTCAGCAGCCGACCAGGCATCGGCCCGTCACCCCAGATCTCCGGGTTGGAGGCAAGCGACTTCTTGTCAGGATCGTGCAGATCAGTCGCGCGGTACACCAGCCAGTCCTGCCCGGAGGTTTCGGTGCGCACGTAGAGGTAGTCGCCGACGGCAACGTTGTGGTGCTCGGTGGTGCCGTCGTAAAGCTTGTTAAACACCGCGCTCACCCCCGCACCCGTGTGACCCGCGATGACCACAAGATCCTTCGCATCCGTGCCAGGCAGCGCGTACGGGTACCCCTCCCCCGTCAGCGCACACGCCTTATCCAGGCTCTTCGGATCGATCGCGCCATCGACCACCCGGCAATCCTCGGCCTCAAACCCGGCGCGCATCCCCAACACCGGCACAACCATCTCCACCGGCCGTCCCGCTGGAATCTGCGCAGCTGCTTCTCGACGAACCGACGCCTCCGACGACGTCTCTTCCGTGGTGGGGGTTTCGGGGGAAGGCGTGGTGTCGTCGAAAAGCAATATGCGCACGACGAACACAACGATGAGCAGCGCGACAATGCGGCGCACATGATAAACCCAGCGAGGAGTGGACGTCACGGGCGCTATCATACGAGCCATGGAGAATGTCCAAGTCACTGAAGTCCCTGCAGGCGCGCAACTTATCGACGTCCGCGAGGCCGACGAATACGCCGCCGTCCGCGCAACCGGCGCCAAGAACATTCCGCTGTCCGAGTTCGTGGCACGCTACAGCGAAATCGACCCGGATCAGGACATCTACCTGATCTGCAAGGGCGGCGGCCGCAGCGCACAGGCCGGCGAATACCTCGAGCAAGCCCTCGGCTGGGACGGCATTTACAACGTCGCGGGCGGCACCACCGCCTGGGTCGAACAAGGTTTGCCGCACGAAAATTAGGCCGTCCCAACCATTGGGACGCCGCAGGGAAGTATGGTGGGGGTATGTCGACGCTTCCTGAACTGCCCTCCGCTCTGCTGAAGTCTCCCCACTTCCAGATCGAACGCGTGCGCAGGCACACCAAGGACGAAGTCGAACGCACCCTGGCCAAGCACGACACCACCATGCGCGAGTACTGGGTGCTGTCCTGCGTGGACGTCGCTCCAATGTCGCAGCGCCAACTGTCCGAGCTGCTGATCATCGACGCCTCCGACATGGTGCGGCTCATCGACTCGCTGGAGAAACTCGGCTGGGTCACCCGCGACCGCGACCCGAAAGACCGTCGCCGCCAGATCGTCGCCGCGACCAAGAAGGGCACGAAGGCGCTGGCCAAACTTGGCGACGACGTGGTTGCAGCCGAGGAGCGCGCACTCGAAGCGTCGTCCCAGAAGCAGCTGAAGAACCTGAAGAAGCTGTCGCAAGCGCTCGAGACGGAATAGCCGTGTAGTCGCCGTGTAGTCGAGCGATGCGCCCCGGATAGGTTTAACCTAATCCGCATGGTTCAAGCCGAGCCCCTTCCCAATCCGCTCCTGCGCAGCCACCTCGCCCCGCCGGAGCGGACGCTTATTGATGTCCTTTTCGCCTCCGCCGAAGCCCACCCCGGCGCGGCGGCCATCGACGACGGCGAAGTAATCACGTACGCCGAACTCGTCGAAGAAATCGACCAACGCGCCACCGCCATGCGCACCCAGGGTGTGCCGTACCGGGGCCGCGTCGGCATCCGGATGACGTCCGGCACCCGCGAGTTATACCTCGCTATCTTGTCGACGATGCGCGCCGGCTGCGCCTACGTCCCCGTCGACGCGGACGACCCGGACGAGCGCGCCGAAACCGTGTTCACCGAAGCGGACGTGGACGCCATCTGGACCGACGAGGGCCTGCGGTTGGTGAAGGCGCCGGTTGGTGGTGGTGTGTTGGGCGGCGAGCTTGGCGCGCTTGCAACAGTCACCCCCGACGACGACTGCTGGATCATCTTCACCTCCGGCTCCACCGGCAAACCAAAAGGCGTAGCGGTGACCCACCGCTCGGCCGCCGCCTTCGTGGATGCGGAGGCGCGCCTGTTCTGCCAGGACGAACCGCTCGGGCCCGACGACCGCGTGCTTGCGGGCCTGTCGGTGGCGTTCGACGCGTCGTGCGAGGAGATGTGGCTGGCCTGGCGCCACGGGGCGTGTTTGGTGCCGGCCCCGCGCGCGCTGGTGCGCTCGGGTCAGGATTTGGGCCCGTGGCTGATCCGTCGCGACATCACGGTCGTCTCCACCGTGCCCACGCTCGCCGGACTGTGGCCGAAGGAGGCCCTGGACAACATTCGCCTGCTCATTGTGGGCGGCGAGGCCTGCTCCCAGGAACTGACTGACCGCCTTGCCGACGGCCGCGAGATGTGGAACACCTACGGCCCTACTGAAGCCACCGTGGTGGCCAGCGCAACCCGGCTCTTCCCCGGCAAGCCCGTGACTATCGGTTGGCCGCTGGACGGTTGGGACCTCGCCATCGCAAGCGACGGCGAGGGAGAAGCAGGTGAGTTGATCATCGGCGGCGTGGGCCTCGCGCGCTACCTCGACCCGGAAAAAGACGCCGAGAAGTACGCGCCGATGGGTGATTGGGAGCGCGCGTACCGCACCGGCGACCACGTGCGACTCACCGAGGATGGCCTGGCGTTTATCGGCCGCGCCGACGACCAGGTGAAAATCGGTGGGCGCCGCATCGAGCTCGGCGAGGTGGAGGCCAACGTGGCCGCGCTCGAGGGTGTGTATAACTCCGCCGTCGCCGTACAAACGCTGCCCGCAGGCGACAAGGTGCTCGTCGGCTATGTCTCCCCCGACGACGGCGTTTCGCTGGACGTGCAGCAGATGCGCGAGCGCCTCGCCGAGGTCATGCCGGCCGCGCTCGTGCCGCGCATCCACGTGATGGATGAGCTACCGATCCGCACCTCTGGCAAGGTGGACAAGAAGGCCCTGCCGTGGCCGCTGCCCGCCAGCGTGGACGCGGTCGGCATGACGCCGACCGAGCAGTGGGTCGCTGAAGCATGGGTGGCGGTGCTCGGCCTGGACGTGCCGGGCAAGGATGCGGATTTCTTTGAGTTAGGTGGGTCGTCGCTAGCTGCCGCCTCGCTCATCGCGCGTCTGCGCGAGCGCGTGCCCACCATCGCGGTGCGCGACCTCTACGACCATCCCAGGTTGGAAGCGCTTGCATCGCTTATCGACGACCTCACCCACACCGCCAAAATCTCCACCCGCGAACGTTCTGTGGCTCCGGTCTCGGGCGCGACCCGGCTGGCGCAGACGCTGCTCATGGTGCCGGTGATGACCCTCAAGGCGTCGGCGGCGGTGACGTGGGTGGCAATCGTCGCAAATGTGCTGGGCCTGACCACGCTGTCGTGGACCTGGCTCGCGGTGGCGTTTGCGGTGCTGTGCACGCCGTTGGGGCGGATCCCAATCGGCGCGCTCGGGGCGCGTGCGATCCGGGGCCGGATCGCGCCCGGCGTGTACCCGCGCGGCGGTTCGCAGCATTTGCGGCTGTGGGCCGCGGAGCGGTGGCTGGCTGCCTCGGGTGCAATGAACATCGCGAGTGCGAACGCCGCCAAGATCACCGCCCGACTGTTGGACAACACGGTGGGCAAGGACGTGGACATGCACGCGTTCGCGCCGGTGACAGGCCTGGCCACCATCGGCGAAGGCGCAGCCATCGAGCCCGGCGTGGACCTCGGCGGGTATTGGCTCGACGGCGACGAACTCCACGTCGGCACCGTGGTCATCGGCCCCGACGCCCGCGTGGGCGCGCGCTCCACCCTCATGCCCGGCACCGAAATCCGCGAGGGCGCCCACGTGGAGGCGGGCTCCACCGTCACCGGCGACAAACCGGTGAAGAAGCACGCCCGCTGGGCCGGCTCGCCCGCCCGCAAGAAGGGGCGCTCCAAGCACCGCTTCCCCAACGAACGCCCGCCGCGCCGCCCCATGTGGGCGCTTGCGTACGGACTGACCTCCCTGGTCCTCGCGGTGCTGCCGGCGCTCGCGGTGCTGGGTGGTGCGGCGGCGACGCTCGGTCTGGCGCGCCTGTTTGAGACCCGCTCCGTGTGGGGCCTGCTGGTCTTCGCGCCCGTCGGTGGCGTGGTCTACATCGGCCTCGGACTCACCCTGACCTGGGCCGGCGTGCGCCTCGCGCAACTTGGTGTCCAACCCGGCGTGTTCCCCGTCCGGTCGCTTCGCGGCTGGAGCCTATGGACCGTCACCCGCCTCATGGACGACGCCCGTACCCGCTACTTCCCCATCTACGCCGGCGCCGCCACACCCGTCTGGCTGCGCCTGCTCGGTGCCGACATCGGCGAGCACGCAGAAGTGTCCACCGCGGTCATGGTGCCGAAACTCACCGAAGTCCGCGAAGGCGCATTTCTTGCCGACGACACCCTCGCCGGCGGCTACGAAATCGGCGGAGGTTGGATCCGGACCGACCACGCCGTCGTGGGTAAGCGGTCGTTCGTGGGCAACTCCGGCATGGTCGCCCCGGGCCGCAAACTGGCCAAACACTCCCTGGTGGCGGTGCTGTCCGCGAGCCCGAAGAAGTCCAAGGCGCACTCGAACTGGTGGGGATCCCCGCCCGAGCGCATGCGCCGCGTGGAGGTCGAAGCCGCAGGTGAAGCGACGTACGAACCGACGAAGGGTTTGGCTCGGAGGCGTGGTGTCGTCGAGACGCTGAGGCTCCTGGCGCCCATGACCCAGGCGGTACTCGCGGCCCTGTTCGCGGCTATCGTGGTGACGTTGCTTGAGCGCGTCGGCTGGTGGACGTACCTGCTCGGCGGGCTTACCTGGATGGGCGTCGGCGTGGTCGCGGTGGCCTCCGCCGTGGTGGCGAAGTGGGTCCTCGTGGGCAAACACCGCGCCGGCGAACACCCGCTGTACTCGTGGTTCGTGTGGTTTAACGAACTGCAAGACCAGTTCATCGAAGTCATCGCTGCGCCTTGGTTCTTCAACTGGGCCACCGGCTCCGGCGAAATGAATCTCGCGCTACGGGCCCTGGGCGTGAAAATTGGGCCCGGCGCGTGGGTGGAGTCCTACTGGTTCCCCGAAACCGACCTGTGCTCCGTCGGCGCCGGCGCCACCGTCGGCCCAGGCACCGTCGTGCAGACGCACCTGTTCCAGGACCGTGTGATGTCGTTGGACACCGTCACCATCGAGGCGTCGGCCACTCTCGGCGCCCACTCCGTCTCCCTGCCGGGCTCCGTCATCGGCGCCGGCGCCACCGTGGGCCCCGGCTCGCTGGTCATGCGTGGCGACTCCGTCCCCACCAACACCGTCTGGCAAGGCAACCCCGTCGAGCCGCGGTAGGCGGCGGTGGGGTGCGGCGGTCGGCGCGGGCGTACACCCCTCCCCGAGCAACGACTTCTAGCAGCCGAAACGCCCCGCCAAGTACCACCTAGCTCGAGAAATATCCCCTTTTCTAGAGCTCCGCTGCGATGTCTTCAACGAATAATTCGACCGGCCCATCAACGCTGCCGAATTGTTTCACCACTTGCTCAATGTCTTGAGCATTCCGTAACCCCAGGTGTTTCGCGAGAACAACCGCATCATCGAGGTCCTGCTCCGCTTGGCGAGTCGAAACCACCTTGGTAAACAACAGAAACTCTGCTGACGCAATCTCGACAGTGAGATTCGGACCGATAACTAGGAGATCCGGACTGTGATCGGCCGAAAAAGGTAACCCGAGATCGTGCACCTGCGAGTTCACCCAGTCTGCAGGCAACCCGAGTTTCACAGCTGTTTCTTCAACCGCATTTCGAACTTGCCGGTAGTTCCCAAAAACAGAATCGATATCTGCGGTTGCCCTAGTCGCGTCGTACCTCAGAGCAATCGCAGCACCTCCAATAACGCGGAGCGTCGCATTCGTGCCCTGATTTCCCAACTGTTTCTCGAGCTCTGCAAGCGCGTGCAAGAGCTCCTCTCGTGTTAGATCCACGGGCGATCGTGATCCTTCGCCGTTCGTAGATTTCCCTCACCCAAGCAGATGCTTCTTTTACGGAAGGAGATCGGAGTCCGTTCAAGATTGAAAACGAACCGAGAGGGACGACTCGTCGGGTAGAACCAGGCCTCAGGGGGTTCGGAAATCTCAGCAGACCATCCAGGGCTCTCTCCAGGGAAGCGTTCGGAGTACGTCATCTCAGCAGCAGCTCGAATGACACGATCCCAATCTGAATCTCCAGTCGTATCCGGTTCACGGTGCGCCGCTATGAACTCCTCGTGATCTTGAATATCCCGGATCTCTGACACAACACGCTTCAGCACACGCACCACAAAAGAGGAATCATTTTCGGCAGCAAGTTCACATTGCACCCATTGTGCAAAGCGTTCATAGGTGTAAAACTGATCCACTTGCGCCTCCTTCCTCAATTCGAGCCTACGGCTTCGATTATGACCCACTAGCGCCACTACGTACAGACCAAACTCGACTGCCATGCAGCGATGCCGACCAATCGACTGCACCGTACTTCCCAGATGTCGTGAAGCGGATTACGTGAACGGCTACTTTTCGCGGCATTCACGTAATCCGCCGCCCGACATCCTTGTCGGCGGTGTGGGCAGGCACCCCCTCGCCCCTCTCCTCTTCCGCAAAAGTCGTTACCGGGAAGTCGTAATTGCCAATTCGAGGGGCTGCGGGCGTTTTGTTGGAGTGCATTTGAGGGACTTTGTCTTGTTTTATGCACTTAGTGCTTGTCGGTGTTCGGCGATGGTGGTGTAGCCGTCGCCGAGTGTCGACTTCAGTCGTTTGTGGATGTAGAAGTCGATGTAGGACTCAAGGTAGTCGCGCATCATGCCGCAGTTGGTGCTGCTGTTTCTGGTGTACTTCGATGCCACGCGCGCGTGGGGGCTGAACCTGGATGCGCGCGTTGCGGCGGTGATTGTGTTCACGCTGTGGGGCACGGCTGAGCTGGGTGATCTGGTGCGCGCCGCCATCGAGTCGGTGCCGCGTCACCAGTACCTCTCGGCAGCGGCGCTGGGCATTGAGGGGCATGCGCTTTATCGTCACGTTGTGTTGCCGCAGGCGCTGCGCGGGTTGATCCCCGCGACGATCAACCTGACCAACCGCATGATCATGACCACCTCGCTCGTCGCGCTGATCGGCGTGGTGGAGGTGCTCAAGGTGGCGCAGCAAATCATCGACGCCAACCGTTTCGAATACCCGTCCGCCGCCCTGTGGATCTACGGCGTGGTGTTCCTGCTGTATTTTCTCGTCTGTTTTCCCATCTCGCTCGCCGCGCGCAAGCTGGAAGAAAGGTGGAGCTAGATGTCGCTCATCTCGCTCAAGCAAGTTTCCAAGACATACCCCAACGGGCACAAGGCGCTTAACGACGTCTCCGTGGCCGTCAGCCCCGGCGAAGTCCTCGCTATCATCGGCCCGTCTGGCTGCGGCAAGTCCACGCTGCTGCGCACGGTCAACGGGTTGGAACCGGTGGATTCCGGCCAGATTCTGGTCGACGGCCGAGACGTCACGTCGAGTGCCACCAAACTCAAGGACGTCCGCTCCGACGTTGGCATGGTGTTCCAGTCCTACGACCTGTTCCCGCACCTGACCGTGATGGAGAACCTGCTGCTCGCACCGAAGGTGGTCAAGGGCGCGGACAAGGACGAGGCCCGCTCGCGGGCGGTTGCGCTGCTCGAACGCGTGGGGCTCGCCGCCAAGGCTGACGCTCGCCCGCGCGAACTTTCCGGCGGTCAGAAGCAGCGCGTGGCCATCGTGCGTGCGCTGATGATGCAGCCGAAGGCATTGCTTCTCGACGAAATCACCGCCTCCCTCGACCCCGAAATCGTCCGCGAAGTCCTCGACGTGGTGGTTGGCCTCGCCCGGGACGGCATGACCATGATCGTGGTCACCCACGAAATGGCGTTCGCCCGGGCCGTCGCCGACCGCATCGCGTTCATGGACGCCGGCCGCATCGTGGAGATCGCCCCACCCGAGGAGTTCTTCGCCGCCCCGAAGTCAGAGCGC includes the following:
- a CDS encoding amino acid ABC transporter ATP-binding protein, translated to MSLISLKQVSKTYPNGHKALNDVSVAVSPGEVLAIIGPSGCGKSTLLRTVNGLEPVDSGQILVDGRDVTSSATKLKDVRSDVGMVFQSYDLFPHLTVMENLLLAPKVVKGADKDEARSRAVALLERVGLAAKADARPRELSGGQKQRVAIVRALMMQPKALLLDEITASLDPEIVREVLDVVVGLARDGMTMIVVTHEMAFARAVADRIAFMDAGRIVEIAPPEEFFAAPKSERAALPGPVGVLGGCGLGHKLFDASNR
- a CDS encoding rhodanese-like domain-containing protein, giving the protein MENVQVTEVPAGAQLIDVREADEYAAVRATGAKNIPLSEFVARYSEIDPDQDIYLICKGGGRSAQAGEYLEQALGWDGIYNVAGGTTAWVEQGLPHEN
- a CDS encoding DUF6036 family nucleotidyltransferase, with translation MDLTREELLHALAELEKQLGNQGTNATLRVIGGAAIALRYDATRATADIDSVFGNYRQVRNAVEETAVKLGLPADWVNSQVHDLGLPFSADHSPDLLVIGPNLTVEIASAEFLLFTKVVSTRQAEQDLDDAVVLAKHLGLRNAQDIEQVVKQFGSVDGPVELFVEDIAAEL
- a CDS encoding MarR family winged helix-turn-helix transcriptional regulator yields the protein MSTLPELPSALLKSPHFQIERVRRHTKDEVERTLAKHDTTMREYWVLSCVDVAPMSQRQLSELLIIDASDMVRLIDSLEKLGWVTRDRDPKDRRRQIVAATKKGTKALAKLGDDVVAAEERALEASSQKQLKNLKKLSQALETE
- a CDS encoding Pls/PosA family non-ribosomal peptide synthetase; amino-acid sequence: MVQAEPLPNPLLRSHLAPPERTLIDVLFASAEAHPGAAAIDDGEVITYAELVEEIDQRATAMRTQGVPYRGRVGIRMTSGTRELYLAILSTMRAGCAYVPVDADDPDERAETVFTEADVDAIWTDEGLRLVKAPVGGGVLGGELGALATVTPDDDCWIIFTSGSTGKPKGVAVTHRSAAAFVDAEARLFCQDEPLGPDDRVLAGLSVAFDASCEEMWLAWRHGACLVPAPRALVRSGQDLGPWLIRRDITVVSTVPTLAGLWPKEALDNIRLLIVGGEACSQELTDRLADGREMWNTYGPTEATVVASATRLFPGKPVTIGWPLDGWDLAIASDGEGEAGELIIGGVGLARYLDPEKDAEKYAPMGDWERAYRTGDHVRLTEDGLAFIGRADDQVKIGGRRIELGEVEANVAALEGVYNSAVAVQTLPAGDKVLVGYVSPDDGVSLDVQQMRERLAEVMPAALVPRIHVMDELPIRTSGKVDKKALPWPLPASVDAVGMTPTEQWVAEAWVAVLGLDVPGKDADFFELGGSSLAAASLIARLRERVPTIAVRDLYDHPRLEALASLIDDLTHTAKISTRERSVAPVSGATRLAQTLLMVPVMTLKASAAVTWVAIVANVLGLTTLSWTWLAVAFAVLCTPLGRIPIGALGARAIRGRIAPGVYPRGGSQHLRLWAAERWLAASGAMNIASANAAKITARLLDNTVGKDVDMHAFAPVTGLATIGEGAAIEPGVDLGGYWLDGDELHVGTVVIGPDARVGARSTLMPGTEIREGAHVEAGSTVTGDKPVKKHARWAGSPARKKGRSKHRFPNERPPRRPMWALAYGLTSLVLAVLPALAVLGGAAATLGLARLFETRSVWGLLVFAPVGGVVYIGLGLTLTWAGVRLAQLGVQPGVFPVRSLRGWSLWTVTRLMDDARTRYFPIYAGAATPVWLRLLGADIGEHAEVSTAVMVPKLTEVREGAFLADDTLAGGYEIGGGWIRTDHAVVGKRSFVGNSGMVAPGRKLAKHSLVAVLSASPKKSKAHSNWWGSPPERMRRVEVEAAGEATYEPTKGLARRRGVVETLRLLAPMTQAVLAALFAAIVVTLLERVGWWTYLLGGLTWMGVGVVAVASAVVAKWVLVGKHRAGEHPLYSWFVWFNELQDQFIEVIAAPWFFNWATGSGEMNLALRALGVKIGPGAWVESYWFPETDLCSVGAGATVGPGTVVQTHLFQDRVMSLDTVTIEASATLGAHSVSLPGSVIGAGATVGPGSLVMRGDSVPTNTVWQGNPVEPR
- a CDS encoding ABC transporter permease subunit, whose protein sequence is MPQLVLLFLVYFDATRAWGLNLDARVAAVIVFTLWGTAELGDLVRAAIESVPRHQYLSAAALGIEGHALYRHVVLPQALRGLIPATINLTNRMIMTTSLVALIGVVEVLKVAQQIIDANRFEYPSAALWIYGVVFLLYFLVCFPISLAARKLEERWS